The DNA region TCCTGTCATTTTCAGGGTCTCACGGTGgagggctggcctcaaactcgctacaaagctgagaatgaccttgaaccttATGGCCCTCAGTCACTGCTGTGCCATGCAGTGAACCCCACACAGTGCACCAGGAAGTGCCCATCCCGTTTGCAGGGagccaggcctcagtttccccagctgttACGGGAGGTAGAGGAACTTCTGTCAGCCCCCCACTCCCAGCTACTAGGCTTTTATATGCTAATAAACATTCTCCCAGGgcccccctctgcctccctcggCCTGCGTTTACATGACAGGGACCCGGGGGACACTTGGAGAGATCTGAGGGTTCCTGCTGCCTTAGCCTGAGGCGGAGATGGAAGGGGAACAGCAGGCCAACCTGGCAAGCCAACCTCTGTCCTCTAAGATGAGGCTGGGTCAGGCCTGTCCCCCCCAGAGGACAGCTGGGGGACAACCCATCAACCTCCAGGGCTGAAGCTGAAATCAGGACTGGGCCGGGTGTGCGGAGAGGGTGCAATGGCCATGAGCCAGGGAACCTGCAGGAGAGAAAGACTGTGTGGTGCTCTGGTGTCACTCCCAAAGGCAGGAAGAcagtagttcaaggtcattccGCCTGCTTacagagttcagagccagcctgtgtTTCAAGATATTCTGTCACAAaaaaaggcacagagagagggTTACACACACGCCAGAGTCACACAGCGTGGCAGGTTGGCGTGATCCCCAGGTACCTCCAAGATGATCCGGCCCTGTGGGAGGCTGAGAGAGGGGAGCGGGGGTGTCCTCTGAACTCTGCGGGGGAAACCGAGGCAGGGATAGTGCCGATCCAGGGTAGGGTGGTGGTGTCAGGCAATGTGGATGAGTGTGGACCTCAGATCCATCTCCCCGCTAACCAGCCCTCCCTGGCAGGTTTCAGGTGAGCGCTGTGGGCGATGGCGGCGGCTATACCGTGGAGGTGAGCATCAATGACTACCTGGATATCTACTGCCCGCACTACGGGGTGCCGCTGCCCCCGGCTGAGCGCATGGAACGGTACATCCTGTACATGGTGAACGGCGAGGGCCACGCTTCCTGTGATCACCGGCAGCGAGGCTTCAAGCGCTGGGAATGCAACCGGCCTGCAGCGCCCGGGGGACCCCTCAAGTTCTCAGAGAAGTTCCAACTCTTCACCCCCTTTTCCCTGGGCTTTGAGTTCCGGCCTGGCCACGAATACTACTACATCTgtgagtagcccaggctagccccctTAGCAAGTGGTGAAACCGAGGCGGTCTTCCCAGCTCTTGTCCACCCCATATCCCATGACcctggaagaaggagaagggtggAGTGGAGGGATCCCATTTCTGAGAGTCTCCTAGGAATGCTCAGTGGAGAAGAGGGCCTCAGGGCCGCTGGAGCTGCAGCAGATCCTGCATCACCACCAGGCTCTCAAATCATACCTTGAAAGGTCCCacccatttcttcctcctcctctgcctcctccttttaATTTAAGTGGCTGGGGAGGGCAGGAGGTGTTTAAAATGAAACCCTAGGATACGAGGGGGAAAAATGATATTTTGCAAGATGGGACTCCCTGAAAGATAATGAGTATAATAATTCCTTCATTCTCCCTGAcgaatgttatttttattttgtgcattttaatCTTCCAGTCCCGGCATGAGGGGATGGATAAGGGTGGCTAACAGGCCATGAGGTGGTGTCCCTGTACCAGGGCTTGGTCCCTGGGCTCCAGATCTCCCATTCCAGCTACCAAGGAGCCAccctcttgtagcccaggctggcctcaaactccacaCAGAGCCCAGAACCTTGAACTCCCCcatgctctccctcccctttggtGTGCTGACATGTGCATGCCTGCCcggatgttttggttttttatgtatttgtgcctATACACATTAATCTTAGTGCCCAGGTGGGCGGAGCCCGGAGGCAGGGGCTGAGTGTCACTTGCTCCCTCTCCACCTTTGTTCCCAGAgactctcactgaaactggagcagAGCCATTTGATCAGCGAACCCAGCCaaccccctgtctctgtctcctcagctTTGTGGGTCATGAGCGGGTAGGCACCACAGGCGCTTTTCACGTGcatgctgggatccaaactcgggTCCCAGGGCTTGCTCGCTTGCTCGCCGTACCCACCAAGCCACCTCCTCGGCTCTCACTttgctccatttttattttgcttcaaaCTTCACCTTAGGTTAGGCATACTGGTGCAGcacgtggaaggcagaggcaagggggtCTCTGACCTTCAAGCTAGTttggtctacataaagagttccagaacagcaagggctGCATAAAGAGATCCTGTGGCAAGTCAGTTTGAGTAAATACTCAGCCTTTGGAATCGGGTTTGGATGGAGGAAACATGAAAGAGACTTCCCAAAAACATAGGGCATTGTGTTTGGGGTCTTAACACGTGGTTAGGAGTTCTGTGGGTAAGGCCAGCAGTGTGGAGAAGGGAGCATACAGGCCCAGCATGTGCCCTCTTTTCCAGCTGCCACACCTCCCAACCTCGTGGACCGACCCTGCCTGCGGCTCAAAGTTTATGTGCGTCCAACCAGTAAGTGTCAGTAGGGGTATGGAAAAGACTCAGGTCCCCTCACCCTCCCTTTGACCCCACGACTAATCCAAAGAGCTGGGGGTCGGGGACTACTGTGCAcaggcatgcacgcacgcatgcatgcatacacgcacaccaACCCTGGGACCTTTGAGAGTGCATAGCCCGAACTGGCTGACAACCTGTCCCCTTTTGTGCCCACAGATGAGACCCTGTATGAGGCCCCAGAGCCCATCTTCACCAGTAACAGCTCCTGCAGCGGCCTGGGTGGCTGCCACCTCTTCCTCACCACCGTCCCTGTGCTGTGGTCCCTTCTGAGCTCCTAGTGTCAGGCCGGAGAACACCAGCCCCACCTGGACACCGTGACCTTTGCCCTCTGACCTGCCAAGGCCACCTCCGAGACAAAATCCTTGCTGCTTCTCTTTCATGGTGCTGTCCCGCCGGAGGAGgccatccgtccgtccgtccctGGGATGCAACATGGGGTCCCAATGCCTGAGaaggagaccccccccccagactgaCTCTTTCTTCAGGGCCGCCAGGACTGCCCAGTGTTGTTTGATTACAGTCAGAAAGActtaaggtttttcttttaattttatttattccctgACATTGCTGGTGACATTGGGAAGGGAACAAGCCACAGGGGTGAGGTGGAGCCACCTCTGGCCTTCTTGGAGGGCCAGAGATCCAGGGACCTCCAGCAGCTCCTTTCTTCTGTGTCCTGTTATTTGGGTCCCAGATGGAGCCCGAGCCCGCCGAGGACTTGCCTTGCCTTCCTCAGGCCAGGCAAGCCTGAGCCAGGAAGGGTGCACGGTGCCAGCCCCTCATGGGGACTCTGGGGGGGCCATCCCCCCACTCTTCCTCCAGCCACTGTCAAGCCCCACTCCCACATCATCTCAGAAACTCTTCAGCCCTCGCAACTCGCCCTCTGGACCCCTCCACCAGGCACAACCATCACCGGGGCCACCCGGAATGTCGTCAGTTTATTTCTGTAAATAGAAACCAGCAAGTGTATACtgtgatttattttaatgtattcttaaGGACAGAatggaaattcttttaaaaaaattttttccgaCCTTCAATTCAAGGGGTCATTTATTTtggtggggggagtggggtggaCTTTTTAGGATAGAAGCAACACTTTGCAAtaaacttattattattttttttttgttccgttggagccctcccccttgatcatgTGACCTAGtaatgtttgtaagaaaaaaagtttaaaaaaaaaaaaaaaagaagaagaagaagaaggaaaaaaaaaaaatacaggactGGAAAGGAAGGGGAGCTACCTACCAAAAAAACAGCAGGCAAAGGACTGAGTGAAGCTGGCCACACCACACGTTTATACGGATTTCGGATTTCTACCCACGTTTCCTCACTCTGttttctatatattctatataaatatatattgtggATGGCCGCCATGGCGAGGGGTGGCTGGGGCTTTTCTAGGGGCGGGGGACGGGTGGCCCGGCCCCCTCATCATAATCAGCTTTGAAGTCtgtatttttttataataaaatggaCAAACTGTTAAGTGTGGACCTCTCTGTTACGGGTGTGCTCGATTTCTGACAGAATGGGGGGTTCCGTGGAGTCCCTTGGCTGCGGACAGGCCCCGctgcttcctgtcccctctcACGGTTACTTACTGGGAGGGTCGGGCTTGATGGCGGGCCTGTCACCCGCGGCTCGGTGGCACATGGCGGCTGAGGCTGCTCGGGCCGGCGGTAGCGAACACCGGCAAACAAAAGACAGCGCGGTGGGAGGTGAGACTGACACGCCCCTGGCCTTTGTGCCCGCGCCCCCACAGGCGACTACACTAAGAATGGACATTgctgagactcagtttccccgTCTGACTCGGGTGTGAGAGCTGTGGCGATTTAAAAATGTCTCTCTGAGGGAAGAGAGACCTGGAGTCCCCAGCTGAGCCCCACTTGGGCTCATGGGCGACAGGTGACTCGACGGCGAGCCTGGGATCCCCGCGGTCTCCCCTCGCCCGCGTGTCACCCGCAGCGCCGGCACAGTTAGCCGAGGCGACGCTCTGAGCGCATTAATTCAGCCGCGCTGGGCCCTGCAACGGGGGACGCTTCCTAATGAGGCCGCGGACCGTACAAAGGACCTTGTGTCCGCAGCCCGGCCGGCGCAGCCCACGGGGGCGGACCGACGGCGGACGTGGCCTTGGAGAGGCTCCGCCGCACTGAGGACGGACGAGTGAGTGCTAGGCTTAGAGGGGATCCCAGGAGCAACGCTACCAATGAGCCTGGCAGggctccagaagcagaggcaagggaaTGTCTGGGTTCGtagccaccctgggctacatagtgtagAATGGAGAAGGGTCCCCTTTCACCGAGGACCCCAAACGCAAGCTGCAGAGTCCGTGCAAAAGCCAGGCCAGGCCATGCAAGTCTGTGACCCAGCTGGGGACCCGGGCGCAGGGATCTCTCCGTGTGCCGCCGCTGTCCATCCGGGGCCGGTGCTGGTGTCCAAGGCCGGAGACTCAGGACTTGTCCCTT from Mus pahari chromosome 9, PAHARI_EIJ_v1.1, whole genome shotgun sequence includes:
- the Efna2 gene encoding ephrin-A2, with protein sequence MAPAQRPLLPLLLLLLPLRARNEDPARANADRYAVYWNRSNPRFQVSAVGDGGGYTVEVSINDYLDIYCPHYGVPLPPAERMERYILYMVNGEGHASCDHRQRGFKRWECNRPAAPGGPLKFSEKFQLFTPFSLGFEFRPGHEYYYISATPPNLVDRPCLRLKVYVRPTNETLYEAPEPIFTSNSSCSGLGGCHLFLTTVPVLWSLLSS